A window of Sedimentibacter sp. MB31-C6 genomic DNA:
TATTTAACTTTTTTCCTTCTATACTAGGTACTCCACCGGAATATTCCTGAGGTATGTCTATTTCAATGCCTGTTTTGCTGTTTAAACCAAATTTATTTGCTGTTTCAATAATATCCTCTGCATCAACTTTAACAGTATGTTTTTGATTTGTAGCTAAATTTTCTCCTAATACAGTTGTATAAAAGTAAAAATTACAAGAATTCATAATTGCTTCATACATAGTTTGATATCCATGAGAACCACCATACATATTATAAATCCAACAACTAAAATGTCTATCTCCAACTTCCATAGTTCCAGCACAATATACCTTAGTATTAGGATTTACACCTTTGTCTAAAGCAGCTAAAGCTGTAACCATTTTAAATGTAGAGCCTGGCTGAATAGCAGTTAACATAGAAATATTATAAAGTGGTCTAGGAGCTAATGGATTTTTAGATTCATTTATAAGACTATTCCAATCCTCACTAGAAATACCAGTTGAAAACAAATTCAAATCATAAGAAGGATAGTTGGCCATTGCTAATACTTCTCCTGTTTTTACATCTAGCGCAACTAAGGCTCCTGATTCAGCATTTTCATATTTATCTACAAAATTAAAATCTCCCCATTCACTTTCAAATACACCCCCTACATGAATTTGTTCAAGACCTTTTTGCAAAGATTCTTCAGCTTTTTTTTGAAGATTTTTATCAATTGTAAGATACAAATCATCTCCAGGTATTGGTGCCTCGCTTGAAACAGACCTAATAGTCTTACCAACATTATTTACTTCAACAGTTTTTTTACCTTTTTTTCCTACTAAGTACTCTTCAAATTTTTCTTCTATTCCAGTTTTCCCTATTATATCATCAGGACTATATCCTTTTTCTGTAATATACTCCTGTACTTCATAGTCCTGTGCAATTTTGCCTAAATAACCTAAGATATGCGCTGCAGAATTATTTTCCGGATAATATCTAAGAGGTTCAATTTCTACATTAATTCCATTTAACTCATGAGATCTTTCTGATATCATTGCAACAGATTTTTCTGAGATACTATAACATATATCGACAGGATGATATGACAAATATCCAATCTTGTTATACCTTTCTCTTATAACTAACATGTTTCTTAATTCATAATCATTTATATTAGAATCAATATCCAAAGAATCTTTTAATAAATTAAAAACTTCTTCAGCAGTATAATCTTTAGAATCATCAATTGATTTTACATTTTTAGTAATCCAATTCTTTTTATTTCTAATTGGTGTGTATTCCCAATCTGCTATTGATATTGATGGGTTTTCATATTTGAGCAACTCTATTTGAGCATAATATTTCACATCATCATTAGTAATGAGGTTGTATAACACGTCAAAATTTCTTACTGCTATTTCCTTTATAAAATCAAAAGCAATTGTATTATTATCTAAATGTAATTGGTTTAAATATTTGTTTTTTATTTCTTCATCAGTATATTCAAACATTATATATTCGCCATTTTCAGTGAAATTCACCGGCAAATCAGGATATATTTCTGTTAGCATTTCTATCAAATATTTACCTGGAATAAATTTTTTATTCCCTGATTGATATACTCGTTGTAATAAGTTGTTTATTGAATTATTAATTGTGAGAAGAACAAAATCATCTTTAGCAGAAGTTGTTTCTGTTATTCCTTCATACTTCATTATCAAATTTCGTTTTACACTTTTATACTCATTATCTTGAATAAATGAATATTCAACAAGTTTAATATTGTCTGCCAAACCTTTTGTTTGTAAAAATTCATAAGAAAGTCGTCTTATCTTTGAATTTGAAAACAAATTAGTAATGTAATTATTTTTTTTGATTAGTAATTGTCCCACCACAATATCAGGACTTGAATTTTTACTCAATCCATTTTCTTCAAGCCATATTTTAATTGAATCTGTTTCTATTTCTTCAGTATTATCATTATTGTTTTCAATATTTTCTTCTGATTCTACTGTTTCTCTAATAAAAATATATTGCCCATCTACTAAATCAATGGGAATGTCCATATTCTTTTTAATTAATTCCAAAACTCTTTTTTTAACATTAAAATTTTCATTATAAATTTGTGTTTCATAATTTAACCATTCAATTATATTTAACTTAATTTCTTCAATTACCTTATCATGTGCTGTTTTATATATACTGGATATAATTTCTTCATTTGAATTTTCATCAGCTATTATATTCTGTACATTTTCTATATCTTCATTAATATACTCAAAGGTGTCTAATTCAATAGGAAATTCATCTATAGGTCTTTCTCCATTTTCATCAAGTATTTTGGATAAAATATAAGATACTTGATTAAACTGGTTGATAGGAAGTTCATCTGTATACATCTGTACAGTAAAACTTGTAACATTATCAGCAAGTATTTCTCCATTTCTATCAAAAATTTTGCCTCTTGGAGCTTTTACTGGAATATCCTTAATTTTCTTTATATCGGCTATTGCTCTATAATCCTCCCCTTGGACTATAGTAAGAACTGCCATTCTAAATCCAAGAACTATTAGCAAAAAAACGATAATTATATAAAATATATTAAATCTATTTTTAAAAAATTTTTTTAAAGCCATCTTATTTCACCATATAACCTTTTCTTTACACTATTTCACACTAATTCGCTCAAATAAGAGTATTACAAATTTTAAAATCAATACTGTAAAAACAGTATTTAAAACTATTTCAATTGTTAGTGTCCTAAACATTATACCTACACTTACTAAATTGTATTTAAGAAAAAATAGAATTATATATAAAAACACATGCATAAATACTGTAGAAATTACTGTGATTATACAATATAGTACATAATTTTCTCTATTTACCTCTTCACTATGATATCCTACTAAAGCTCCTATAATAAAATAAATCAATGAATAAATACCAAATACATCATATAACATAACATCGTATAAAAAACCTGTAAGCAACCCAAAAAAGCTGCCAGTTACACCTCCAGTCATTATAGCAAAAATAACAACTAATATTAATGAGATATTAGGTATAACTCCCAATAAATCTACAAAGTTGTAAAAAGAAGTTTGAAGGATAAAATTTATAACAATAATAGCAGTCATTATACTGATTTTTTTCATTTAAACTACTATTCCTTTCATTTATTCTATCTGTCTACCATTAAGACAAATACTTTATTTAATTTAGTAAATTCTACTGCTGATTTTACTACTATCCTTTGAGTAGATGCATCTGTTGTTTGTACTACATCTGTAATTGTTCCAATATAAATATCTGGTATATATACTTCACCTATGCCAGAAGTTACTAATTGCTCGCCCACATTTGCCCTAGCCTTACTATTAAAAAAGTATCCTGTTACAGTACCATCTATGCTTCCTTGAACTATTCCGCTTTCTTCATTGTCAATATCCCTAAAACTTATTCTGCAAGTTTCATCAAGAATTGTAATAACCTTTGACCAATTAGAAGAAGTTTCTGTAATTAAGCCAACTAGTCCAACTTGAATAACACCATTTTCACTTTCTACAGCATGAATTACTATATCATTTTTCTTTAATCCATCATTCTCACCTTTATCAATTGTAAAGCGACTAAACCAATTAGAATTATCTAAACCAATAACCTGACCTACAACATAATCATGTTCTAAATTTTTCTTCATTTCATATTCAGCTTCAACTGCTTCAGATTTATTTACAACATTTTCAAGTATTCTAACCTGTTCCTGCAATTCGTGAACCTTTTCAGTTAATAATAAGTTTTCTTCACGCATTTTTACTATTTCCTGAACAGAATAAAAGGAACTAGTCAATGTTTGTCCAATGTTATAAGTAACTTTTTGCAGACTAGATATAAGGTTTCCTAGGAAACCTATATTAATATCTGCAAATCGTCCTACTGACGATAACCCAATTAAAATTATTAATATCAAAATTGTTAGATAAAACAAAAATTTTTTTAGATGTTTTTTAATAAAATACATTTATACTCCACTATTACATATTTTCACATATTTTTCCTGCCCCAAGAACTACGCATGATAACGGATTATCTGCAATATATACTTTTAATCCTGATTCTTTTTCAATATAACGGTCTAATCCTTTAAGCAATGCTCCTCCACCAGTTAAAAATATACCATTTGTAAATAAATCCGATGCTAATTCTGGTGGTGTTTTTTCAAGAACCCTTTTTATTGCATTTACAACATTATTTATTGTTTCCAAAATTGCTTCCCTTACTTCATCATGTGTTATTGTAATTTTCAAAGGTAACCCTGATACTATATCTCTTCCTCTAATATCCATAATTGTAACATTCTCTACAATCTTTTCTTCCACTGTCTCTAAACTATCGTCTAATACCATATCTTTTACTCTTTTTTCTGTTTTTTGATTATAGTATTCATTACTTGCATTACCTAAAACTTTTTTTATTTTTTCTGCTGTTACTAATCCAATATCCATTTTATATTTTAATTTTATATAATCCTTAATATTAACATCCATATCATCTCCAGCAATTCTCAAAGAATCACTAACTACTATACCTCCTAAAGATACAACAGCTATTTCAGTAGTTCCGCCACCTATATCAACAATCATATTTCCAATTGGTTGTTCAACATTCAAACCTGCCCCAATAGCTGCTGCCATTGGTTCTTCAACAAGTTTTACTTTTCTTGCACCAGCATCATATGCTACTTCTTCTACAGCTCTCTTTTCTATTGAAGTAACGCCTACTGGTACACATATAACAATATTTGATTTTATAAAACGTCTGTTATTTAAAGCTTTATCTATGAAATATTTTATCATAGACCTTGTAATCTCGAAATCTGCAATTACGCCATTTTGCAAAGGCCTTATTGCGTTAATTGAAGCAGGTGTTCTATCAATCATATCTTTAGCATCTTGACCTACTGCACAAACCTGATTAAAATTTGTTTTTATCGCCACTACAGATGGTTCGTTAACAATTATTCCCTTACCTTTAACATAAACTAATGTATTTGATGTACCTAAATCTATACCTATTTTTTGTGTAAATAAATCCATAAAACTCATATATATTTCCTTTCAATCTACGATAGCGCAGTTATTCACAATTATATTAAACCGTCTTCTTTAAAACTAAAAAATATTCCATCACCTATTATTATGTGATCAATAACCTTAATACCTATAATTTTCCCGCATTCAACTAACCTGTTTGTCAGTACAATATCCTCGTGACTAGGCTCCACTTCACCACTAGGATGATTATGGACTAGTATAATTGATGAGGAGGAGCTTTTAATAGCTTCTATAAATACTTCTCTTGGATGAACTATAGAACTATTAAGACTACCTTCAGAAATTTGTGGAACTTTTATTATATTGTTTTTTGTATCTAAAATTATAATTTTAAAATATTCTTTTTTGCAATAACGTAATTCCTCCATCATAACAATAGCTGCATCGTTAGGTGAAGTTATTTTTATCTTATCTATTTTTAATGTACTTATTCTTTTACTAAGTTCAACAACCGCTAAAAGTTTAGCTGCCTTAACATTATTAATCCCTTTATATTTCTTGAAATTTTCTAATGTTCCTTCAGAAATATTTCTTAACCCTTTTCCATCCTCCATTAATAATCTTTGTGCTAACATTATAACATTTTCTTTTTTGCTTCCAGTTCTTAAAACTACTGCAATTAATTCTGAATTAGTCAAAACACTAGCTCCATACTTTAGCAATTTTTCCTGTGGTCTATCTTCGGCAGGTATTGACTTAATGGTATAATTAGTATTGTCCATTTTATCCTCCAATATGCAATATATTACAAAATTACCAGACATCGTTTATAGATGGATGTATGAACATGTTTCCTTTTTATGTAATA
This region includes:
- a CDS encoding penicillin-binding transpeptidase domain-containing protein gives rise to the protein MALKKFFKNRFNIFYIIIVFLLIVLGFRMAVLTIVQGEDYRAIADIKKIKDIPVKAPRGKIFDRNGEILADNVTSFTVQMYTDELPINQFNQVSYILSKILDENGERPIDEFPIELDTFEYINEDIENVQNIIADENSNEEIISSIYKTAHDKVIEEIKLNIIEWLNYETQIYNENFNVKKRVLELIKKNMDIPIDLVDGQYIFIRETVESEENIENNNDNTEEIETDSIKIWLEENGLSKNSSPDIVVGQLLIKKNNYITNLFSNSKIRRLSYEFLQTKGLADNIKLVEYSFIQDNEYKSVKRNLIMKYEGITETTSAKDDFVLLTINNSINNLLQRVYQSGNKKFIPGKYLIEMLTEIYPDLPVNFTENGEYIMFEYTDEEIKNKYLNQLHLDNNTIAFDFIKEIAVRNFDVLYNLITNDDVKYYAQIELLKYENPSISIADWEYTPIRNKKNWITKNVKSIDDSKDYTAEEVFNLLKDSLDIDSNINDYELRNMLVIRERYNKIGYLSYHPVDICYSISEKSVAMISERSHELNGINVEIEPLRYYPENNSAAHILGYLGKIAQDYEVQEYITEKGYSPDDIIGKTGIEEKFEEYLVGKKGKKTVEVNNVGKTIRSVSSEAPIPGDDLYLTIDKNLQKKAEESLQKGLEQIHVGGVFESEWGDFNFVDKYENAESGALVALDVKTGEVLAMANYPSYDLNLFSTGISSEDWNSLINESKNPLAPRPLYNISMLTAIQPGSTFKMVTALAALDKGVNPNTKVYCAGTMEVGDRHFSCWIYNMYGGSHGYQTMYEAIMNSCNFYFYTTVLGENLATNQKHTVKVDAEDIIETANKFGLNSKTGIEIDIPQEYSGGVPSIEGKKLNIRMYLRIFLEANVERYLEDGYKVDEGMKNEIVEEIVSWIDRDDLMTRGEVYDELKALRLNPDKTNDNNIPLVDIIKYSYINQAVWNAGDNLNISIGQGNNSYTTLQMANYVAMIASGGYKHNVSVIKDVKTYDDKETNYKPLRESERIEVNDYSYFDVLKEGMRLVSLDDSAKPYANFPVGVGSKTGTAQKEGINPDTGEPYDEFAWYVAFAPYDDPQIAVACVLFQGGSGRYPTPIVREVIGEYLKLNNTIPNNTVSQ
- the mreD gene encoding rod shape-determining protein MreD; translated protein: MKKISIMTAIIVINFILQTSFYNFVDLLGVIPNISLILVVIFAIMTGGVTGSFFGLLTGFLYDVMLYDVFGIYSLIYFIIGALVGYHSEEVNRENYVLYCIITVISTVFMHVFLYIILFFLKYNLVSVGIMFRTLTIEIVLNTVFTVLILKFVILLFERISVK
- the radC gene encoding RadC family protein codes for the protein MDNTNYTIKSIPAEDRPQEKLLKYGASVLTNSELIAVVLRTGSKKENVIMLAQRLLMEDGKGLRNISEGTLENFKKYKGINNVKAAKLLAVVELSKRISTLKIDKIKITSPNDAAIVMMEELRYCKKEYFKIIILDTKNNIIKVPQISEGSLNSSIVHPREVFIEAIKSSSSSIILVHNHPSGEVEPSHEDIVLTNRLVECGKIIGIKVIDHIIIGDGIFFSFKEDGLI
- the mreC gene encoding rod shape-determining protein MreC, producing MYFIKKHLKKFLFYLTILILIILIGLSSVGRFADINIGFLGNLISSLQKVTYNIGQTLTSSFYSVQEIVKMREENLLLTEKVHELQEQVRILENVVNKSEAVEAEYEMKKNLEHDYVVGQVIGLDNSNWFSRFTIDKGENDGLKKNDIVIHAVESENGVIQVGLVGLITETSSNWSKVITILDETCRISFRDIDNEESGIVQGSIDGTVTGYFFNSKARANVGEQLVTSGIGEVYIPDIYIGTITDVVQTTDASTQRIVVKSAVEFTKLNKVFVLMVDR
- a CDS encoding rod shape-determining protein; this translates as MDLFTQKIGIDLGTSNTLVYVKGKGIIVNEPSVVAIKTNFNQVCAVGQDAKDMIDRTPASINAIRPLQNGVIADFEITRSMIKYFIDKALNNRRFIKSNIVICVPVGVTSIEKRAVEEVAYDAGARKVKLVEEPMAAAIGAGLNVEQPIGNMIVDIGGGTTEIAVVSLGGIVVSDSLRIAGDDMDVNIKDYIKLKYKMDIGLVTAEKIKKVLGNASNEYYNQKTEKRVKDMVLDDSLETVEEKIVENVTIMDIRGRDIVSGLPLKITITHDEVREAILETINNVVNAIKRVLEKTPPELASDLFTNGIFLTGGGALLKGLDRYIEKESGLKVYIADNPLSCVVLGAGKICENM